From a single Labrenzia sp. PHM005 genomic region:
- a CDS encoding MmgE/PrpD family protein — protein MPFIDDLISFSEIAPGEISETALKLAQFSLLDWLVCGRAGAEEPVSQKLREFAAREGGIEAASTFQGQKLPARTAALVNGAASHALDYDDTHFAHVGHLSVGIFPAALAAAEEVDASAADMIAAFAVGTEAAIRIGLVLGARHYNTGFHQTATAGAFGATIAAGRLYGLSQERMRAAIGLCATRASGLKSQFGTMGKPYNAGIAASNGVECAQLAALGLTSCDDGLLGNQGFAETHHAGLPLETAGWDDFAGGKLLFEDNKYKLHACCHGLHAMIEGLLLVRGGGFALSDVAALSLKTNPRWLKVCDIKHPRTGLEVKFSYAWLAGMTLRGDATGAPNLYTDDVAQDPELSALAEKVTVIGENSLTDLQAEGVLTLKSGETRPISFDLAAPLPLAILEKKLKTKAQDCLGSDGGRIWAMLDQLEHMSAREIGALVSG, from the coding sequence ATGCCCTTCATTGATGATCTGATTTCCTTTTCCGAAATCGCTCCGGGAGAAATCTCTGAAACGGCTCTCAAGCTGGCGCAGTTCTCGTTGCTCGATTGGCTGGTCTGCGGCAGGGCCGGGGCGGAAGAACCTGTTTCCCAAAAACTGCGGGAATTTGCAGCGCGGGAAGGGGGCATTGAAGCCGCCTCGACTTTTCAGGGGCAGAAACTGCCCGCACGGACGGCGGCGCTCGTTAATGGCGCTGCAAGCCATGCGCTCGATTATGACGATACCCATTTCGCCCATGTGGGCCACCTGTCGGTCGGGATCTTTCCGGCAGCCTTGGCGGCCGCAGAAGAGGTCGATGCCAGCGCTGCGGACATGATCGCGGCCTTTGCAGTTGGTACGGAGGCCGCGATCCGCATCGGTCTTGTTTTGGGTGCGCGCCACTACAATACGGGGTTTCATCAGACTGCGACCGCCGGAGCTTTTGGCGCAACGATTGCCGCCGGACGCCTTTATGGCCTGTCACAAGAGCGGATGCGGGCGGCCATTGGCCTCTGCGCGACCCGCGCTTCCGGCCTGAAATCGCAGTTCGGCACCATGGGCAAACCTTATAATGCGGGCATAGCCGCGTCCAACGGTGTGGAATGTGCACAATTGGCAGCGCTCGGCCTGACGTCGTGCGATGACGGCTTGTTGGGAAACCAGGGATTTGCGGAAACCCATCATGCCGGGCTGCCGCTGGAAACGGCCGGCTGGGACGATTTTGCGGGCGGAAAGCTTTTGTTTGAGGACAACAAATACAAACTTCACGCCTGTTGTCATGGGCTTCATGCCATGATCGAAGGTTTGCTGCTTGTCAGGGGCGGCGGTTTTGCTCTTTCGGATGTTGCGGCCCTGTCGCTCAAAACAAATCCGAGGTGGCTGAAGGTCTGCGACATCAAACATCCGCGCACTGGATTGGAAGTCAAATTCAGCTACGCTTGGCTCGCCGGCATGACCTTGCGCGGCGATGCGACTGGTGCACCTAACCTCTACACAGATGACGTGGCACAAGACCCGGAGCTCTCCGCTTTGGCGGAAAAAGTCACGGTGATCGGTGAGAACAGTCTAACGGATCTCCAAGCCGAAGGTGTTTTGACACTGAAATCCGGCGAAACCCGTCCTATCTCCTTTGATCTCGCAGCGCCGCTGCCACTTGCCATTTTGGAAAAGAAATTGAAGACAAAGGCGCAGGACTGTCTCGGCTCCGATGGCGGACGGATCTGGGCCATGCTCGATCAGCTGGAGCATATGAGCGCCCGCGAGATTGGGGCTCTTGTTTCTGGATAG
- a CDS encoding DUF502 domain-containing protein, which produces MSKKHSADDELLVPHRPGAATRLRNYFLTGLVITGPIGITLWLTWTFIKWVDGWVKPFVPANYNPETYLPFSIPGFGLIVAIFALTIIGFLAANFLGRSLINFGENLVGRMPLVRNIYSGLKQIFQTALDQRGTSFNKAALIEYPRRGLWAIVFISTETKGEVSSQLKNMAETVSVFLPTTPNPTSGFLLFVPKADVIELNMSVEDAAKLVISAGLVSPEYPELVEDLVVDPKQAERLKKTEDA; this is translated from the coding sequence ATGAGCAAGAAACATAGTGCAGATGATGAGCTATTGGTACCCCACCGGCCGGGTGCAGCGACGCGTTTGCGGAATTATTTTCTGACAGGCTTGGTCATCACCGGTCCGATCGGGATCACTTTGTGGCTCACCTGGACGTTCATCAAGTGGGTCGACGGCTGGGTCAAACCCTTCGTGCCCGCCAACTATAATCCTGAAACCTATCTGCCGTTTTCCATTCCAGGCTTTGGTTTGATCGTCGCGATTTTCGCGCTGACGATCATTGGCTTTCTGGCGGCGAATTTCTTGGGCCGTAGTCTGATCAATTTCGGTGAAAATCTTGTCGGTCGAATGCCGCTTGTTCGCAACATTTACAGTGGCTTAAAGCAGATTTTTCAGACGGCACTTGATCAGCGCGGGACGAGTTTCAACAAAGCGGCCCTGATCGAATATCCGCGCCGGGGCTTGTGGGCCATCGTGTTCATTTCAACGGAAACCAAGGGCGAAGTGTCGTCGCAGCTCAAAAATATGGCCGAGACCGTTTCGGTGTTTCTTCCGACCACGCCGAACCCGACATCGGGTTTTTTGCTTTTTGTTCCAAAAGCAGACGTCATTGAGCTCAACATGAGTGTTGAAGATGCTGCCAAATTGGTGATCTCCGCAGGCCTCGTCAGCCCGGAGTATCCCGAACTTGTCGAAGATCTGGTTGTTGACCCGAAACAGGCAGAGCGTTTGAAAAAGACCGAGGATGCGTAA
- a CDS encoding YbaN family protein, with translation MPKSEARVHRSTFILLGLACVAVGIIGAFLPILPSTIFFIAAAACFARSSPRLEQKILEHPIVGPSVVAWRHHGAIPPMAKFYAVGGMTLGFAVFYWSAAPATWLAVLVALGMAACAIYVVTRPSGPKSNSEEPADPGTNSAPSDVGN, from the coding sequence ATGCCGAAATCGGAGGCACGAGTGCACCGGAGCACGTTTATACTACTTGGATTGGCTTGTGTGGCGGTGGGCATCATCGGGGCTTTTTTGCCAATTTTGCCCAGCACGATTTTTTTCATTGCCGCGGCGGCCTGTTTCGCACGGTCTTCTCCCCGGCTTGAACAAAAAATTCTCGAACATCCCATCGTAGGCCCGTCGGTGGTCGCTTGGCGCCATCATGGCGCCATTCCGCCCATGGCAAAATTCTATGCGGTTGGCGGCATGACTCTCGGATTTGCAGTCTTTTATTGGTCCGCGGCGCCAGCAACTTGGCTTGCGGTTCTGGTCGCTCTTGGCATGGCGGCGTGTGCGATCTACGTGGTGACCCGACCGTCCGGTCCGAAATCAAACTCTGAGGAGCCAGCGGACCCTGGCACCAACAGTGCGCCTTCAGACGTCGGGAATTAG
- a CDS encoding GNAT family acetyltransferase encodes MPAADKSDIVLFEEQHRQDVIALWKKCGLVRAWNDPGKDIDRCLSVDSSRLFVLMKDQTVIGTVMTGYDGHRGAVYYLSVDPAHQGGGYGRKLMQHCEDYLTGLGCPKINLFVRKDNDAVHRFYGDMDYALETSAAFGKRLIPDV; translated from the coding sequence ATGCCGGCTGCGGACAAGTCAGACATCGTTCTGTTCGAGGAACAGCACCGGCAGGATGTCATCGCGCTTTGGAAAAAATGCGGTCTAGTGCGCGCCTGGAATGATCCGGGCAAGGACATTGACCGGTGTCTCAGTGTGGACTCCAGCCGCTTGTTTGTGTTGATGAAAGACCAGACAGTCATTGGCACGGTGATGACCGGGTATGATGGCCATCGTGGTGCGGTTTATTATCTAAGTGTCGATCCGGCGCATCAGGGCGGCGGATATGGGCGCAAACTCATGCAACACTGCGAAGACTATTTGACCGGTCTTGGCTGCCCAAAGATCAATTTGTTTGTGCGCAAGGACAATGACGCCGTGCACAGGTTTTACGGGGACATGGATTATGCGCTTGAAACGTCGGCAGCCTTTGGAAAACGGCTAATTCCCGACGTCTGA
- the glmS gene encoding glutamine--fructose-6-phosphate transaminase (isomerizing), with translation MCGIVGILGGVAAAPRLVDSLKRLEYRGYDSAGVATLVDGALMRRRAEGKLRNLEAALENAPLAGTSGIGHTRWATHGAPTVGNAHPHQAGSVAVVHNGIIENYLDLREEVSAAGAILETETDTEVVAHLLDLEIAKGVSPTDAAATVLPRLNGAFALAMLFSGEQDLMIGARKGSPLAVGHGDGEMFLGSDAIALSPFTDRITYLDEGDWVVLTRTSHQIYNADNQPVSRPEARSSVTAALMDKGNYKHFMAKEIHEQPEVLGHTLSRYLDYGAQTAKVPGADKMQFKSLSRLVISACGTAYLAGLVSKYWFEKYARLPVDIDIASEFRYRETPMSAKDSALFISQSGETADTLASLRYCKEQGASIGAVVNVPESTIAREADVVFQTIAGPEIGVASTKAFTCQLAVLAALALQAGRERGVLSADDEKKLVAELTEVPSLALKALASETAIEKLSQPLSQATNALYLGRSTSYPLALEGALKLKELSYIHAEGYAAGELKHGPIALIDENIPVFVIAPHDGIFEKTVSNMQEVAARGGRIILITDEKGASESGNAAKDTVILPEMSDIVAPIIYALPVQMIAYHTAVFMGTDVDQPRNLAKSVTVE, from the coding sequence ATGTGCGGAATTGTAGGCATTTTGGGCGGGGTTGCTGCGGCGCCAAGGCTGGTGGATTCGCTCAAGAGGCTGGAATACCGCGGATATGATTCTGCCGGCGTTGCCACGCTCGTTGATGGTGCTCTGATGCGCCGTCGGGCCGAAGGCAAACTGCGCAATCTCGAAGCAGCCCTTGAAAACGCACCATTGGCGGGCACAAGCGGCATTGGCCATACAAGGTGGGCGACACACGGGGCTCCGACTGTCGGCAATGCCCATCCGCATCAGGCCGGATCGGTCGCTGTGGTCCACAATGGGATTATCGAGAATTATCTTGATCTGCGCGAGGAGGTATCTGCCGCCGGTGCGATCCTGGAAACGGAAACCGACACGGAAGTCGTCGCCCATTTGCTGGACCTTGAGATCGCCAAAGGTGTTTCTCCAACAGATGCCGCCGCCACAGTTCTGCCGCGGCTGAACGGCGCTTTTGCACTGGCCATGCTGTTTTCTGGCGAACAGGATTTGATGATCGGCGCCCGCAAAGGCTCACCGCTTGCTGTCGGTCATGGCGATGGAGAGATGTTCCTGGGCTCCGATGCCATTGCCTTGTCGCCCTTTACCGACCGGATCACCTATCTCGATGAAGGTGATTGGGTGGTGCTGACCCGGACTTCGCATCAGATCTACAATGCGGACAATCAGCCGGTAAGCCGTCCGGAGGCGCGGTCTTCGGTGACGGCCGCCTTGATGGATAAAGGCAATTACAAGCACTTCATGGCCAAGGAAATCCATGAGCAGCCGGAGGTCCTCGGCCATACGCTGTCGCGGTATTTGGATTACGGTGCCCAGACCGCAAAGGTGCCAGGTGCGGATAAGATGCAATTTAAGAGCTTGTCCCGCCTGGTTATTTCGGCTTGCGGCACAGCATATCTGGCAGGCCTTGTGTCCAAATACTGGTTTGAAAAATATGCCCGCCTGCCGGTGGATATCGATATCGCCAGTGAGTTCCGCTACCGCGAAACGCCGATGAGCGCCAAAGACAGCGCACTGTTCATTTCGCAGTCCGGGGAAACAGCCGACACTCTGGCCTCCTTGCGTTACTGTAAAGAGCAGGGGGCATCGATTGGGGCGGTGGTCAATGTGCCGGAAAGCACGATTGCCCGAGAAGCCGATGTGGTTTTCCAGACGATTGCAGGGCCTGAGATTGGTGTGGCGTCCACCAAGGCCTTTACGTGTCAGCTGGCCGTATTGGCAGCGCTTGCTTTGCAGGCCGGCCGGGAGCGCGGTGTTTTGTCCGCGGATGACGAGAAAAAGCTGGTGGCCGAACTCACAGAAGTTCCAAGCCTGGCCTTGAAGGCACTCGCCAGTGAAACCGCGATTGAAAAACTCTCCCAGCCGCTGTCGCAGGCGACCAATGCGCTCTATCTCGGCCGGTCGACGAGCTATCCGCTGGCGCTGGAGGGAGCACTTAAGCTGAAAGAGCTGTCCTACATTCACGCCGAAGGCTATGCGGCCGGCGAGCTGAAACACGGCCCGATCGCGTTGATCGACGAAAACATTCCGGTTTTTGTGATTGCGCCACATGACGGAATTTTCGAAAAAACCGTCTCCAATATGCAAGAAGTGGCGGCACGCGGCGGCCGGATCATTCTGATTACGGATGAAAAAGGGGCGTCTGAAAGCGGTAATGCAGCGAAAGATACAGTGATCCTGCCAGAGATGTCGGACATTGTCGCGCCCATCATCTACGCTTTACCCGTCCAGATGATTGCGTATCACACGGCGGTTTTCATGGGGACGGATGTCGATCAGCCCCGCAATCTCGCCAAGTCTGTGACGGTGGAATAA
- the glmU gene encoding bifunctional UDP-N-acetylglucosamine diphosphorylase/glucosamine-1-phosphate N-acetyltransferase GlmU has product MTSRSCHSVVLAAGLGTRMKSDLPKVMHEIGGLPLVGHVLKVLADAGSERVSVVTGPDMPDLEDLVAKLAAAAQCFVQTDRLGTAHAALAASSAMEMPTDDVLVLFGDTPLVTSETISKVRDALAEGADLVVLGFETKTPHGYGRLLMKDGHLLAIREEKDASDAERQITFCNSGIMGFAGNHALDLMRAIGNDNVKGEYYLTDAVEIANERGLKVVAVAGSEVETQGINNRAQLAACEADFQARKRTEALDSGVTLLAPDTVFFAHDTVIQADVIIEQNVVFGPGVNIRSGAHIRAFSHLEGAAVSSGAVVGPYARLRPGTELGKGVRVGNFVEAKNAKFGEGAKANHLSYVGDARVGAKSNIGAGTITCNYDGFLKHRTEIGSGTFVGSNSTLVAPISIGGGAFVAAGSVITKDVASDAMAFGRSRQQAKDGMAKVLREKLKKAKDQNS; this is encoded by the coding sequence ATGACATCGCGAAGCTGTCACTCTGTGGTTCTGGCCGCTGGCCTCGGCACTCGTATGAAATCGGATCTTCCGAAGGTCATGCATGAGATCGGTGGGCTGCCCCTTGTTGGCCATGTCCTGAAAGTCCTTGCTGACGCGGGATCGGAGCGGGTGTCTGTTGTTACAGGCCCAGACATGCCGGATCTTGAAGACCTTGTCGCCAAACTGGCCGCTGCCGCACAGTGTTTTGTCCAGACTGACAGGCTCGGAACGGCGCATGCTGCGCTTGCTGCATCATCAGCGATGGAAATGCCAACCGATGATGTTCTGGTGCTGTTTGGTGATACGCCTTTGGTGACGTCGGAAACCATCAGCAAGGTCCGTGATGCTTTGGCTGAAGGCGCAGACCTCGTTGTGCTAGGGTTCGAGACCAAAACGCCCCACGGATATGGCCGGTTGTTGATGAAAGACGGCCACTTGTTGGCGATCCGGGAAGAAAAAGATGCCAGCGACGCAGAGCGTCAGATCACGTTCTGCAATTCGGGGATCATGGGCTTTGCCGGAAATCATGCCTTGGACCTGATGCGGGCGATCGGCAATGACAATGTTAAGGGTGAATACTATCTGACCGATGCGGTCGAGATCGCAAATGAACGTGGTCTGAAAGTGGTCGCGGTCGCGGGCTCAGAAGTGGAAACACAAGGGATAAATAACCGCGCGCAATTGGCCGCCTGCGAAGCCGATTTCCAGGCGCGCAAGCGAACAGAAGCGCTTGATAGCGGCGTTACGCTGCTGGCGCCGGATACCGTGTTCTTCGCTCATGATACGGTTATCCAAGCCGATGTGATCATTGAACAAAATGTTGTTTTTGGGCCTGGAGTGAATATCCGTTCAGGTGCGCACATTCGGGCATTCAGTCATCTGGAAGGTGCCGCAGTTAGCAGTGGCGCGGTGGTCGGGCCCTATGCCCGGCTTCGACCCGGAACCGAGCTTGGCAAGGGCGTGCGGGTTGGCAACTTTGTGGAAGCCAAAAATGCAAAGTTCGGTGAGGGCGCAAAGGCCAACCATCTGAGTTACGTCGGGGATGCCAGAGTTGGCGCAAAAAGCAACATTGGTGCTGGTACGATCACCTGCAACTACGACGGTTTTTTGAAACACCGGACTGAAATTGGCTCAGGAACTTTTGTCGGGTCGAACTCAACATTGGTCGCTCCAATTTCCATAGGTGGGGGCGCATTTGTTGCCGCAGGCAGCGTGATCACCAAGGATGTTGCAAGCGATGCCATGGCGTTCGGCCGTAGCCGTCAGCAAGCAAAAGACGGCATGGCAAAGGTCCTCCGGGAAAAGCTCAAAAAAGCCAAGGATCAGAATTCCTGA
- a CDS encoding cytochrome c biogenesis CcdA family protein, producing the protein MIQDVTIIGAVLAGILSFVSPCVLPLVPPYLGYLAGVSLDQLTGEDDADGDASQRVFFSAVVFVLGFSTVFVLLGATASFLGQFIRTYLDYLGYIAGAAIIVMGLHFLGVFKIGLLYKEARVHVDKKPAGPLGAYVIGLAFGFGWTPCVGPILAAILFVAGAKDTVLQGTILLSAYAMGLGIPFLLAALFAGPFLRFMKRFRKHMGAVEKTMGGILVLTGIMFLTGQMAVFSYWLLETFPAFQYIG; encoded by the coding sequence ATGATACAGGACGTAACCATTATCGGCGCTGTGCTTGCGGGCATTTTGTCGTTTGTGTCCCCCTGTGTTTTGCCGTTGGTTCCGCCGTACCTTGGTTATCTGGCGGGTGTGTCTCTCGATCAGCTGACCGGTGAGGATGACGCAGACGGTGACGCATCACAGCGCGTCTTTTTCAGCGCCGTCGTCTTTGTTCTCGGGTTTTCGACAGTGTTTGTCCTGCTGGGCGCTACAGCCAGTTTCCTCGGCCAATTTATCCGGACCTATCTCGACTACCTTGGATACATTGCAGGGGCTGCCATCATCGTGATGGGGCTGCATTTCCTAGGCGTTTTCAAAATCGGGCTGCTTTACAAGGAAGCGCGCGTTCATGTCGACAAGAAGCCGGCAGGTCCGCTCGGGGCCTATGTGATCGGATTGGCCTTTGGGTTCGGATGGACGCCGTGTGTGGGGCCGATCCTGGCCGCCATCCTGTTTGTTGCCGGGGCAAAGGACACCGTGCTTCAAGGGACCATTCTCCTGTCCGCCTATGCCATGGGGCTGGGCATTCCGTTTTTGTTGGCGGCTTTGTTTGCCGGACCGTTCCTGCGCTTCATGAAGCGGTTCCGGAAACACATGGGCGCAGTTGAAAAAACCATGGGCGGGATTCTTGTGCTCACCGGAATCATGTTCCTGACAGGTCAGATGGCCGTGTTTTCCTACTGGCTGCTGGAAACGTTCCCAGCGTTCCAATACATTGGATAA
- a CDS encoding TAXI family TRAP transporter solute-binding subunit, with protein sequence MLFIRNLTIFIGIGLALLGGNAEARDQMFMTLGTGSVTGVYFPTGNAICRSINETRSEHGLRCAAETGRGSIGNLEDLRSGKTDFAIIQADWLHHAYSGTSVFGDKGPFTDLRTVLGLHVELATIVVRETSDVQSLTDLKGKRVNIGPAGSGSAATWKQIAELSGWTDIEQQHFTRQDLSGLGEALCTGAIDGYFVFIGHPAGVVEDTQEQCGVRFIELDDQIISAMLEDAAFYRKAVVPDETYEGQSVVATFGTPALVMTTKTMPEAVVDTVVRSVFGDFEDFRTAHPALEYLQRAELANPKTIAPLHLGALHFYREQGYLN encoded by the coding sequence GTGCTGTTTATTCGAAATCTAACGATCTTTATTGGGATAGGTTTGGCCCTTCTTGGCGGCAATGCTGAGGCGCGGGACCAGATGTTCATGACACTTGGAACGGGCAGTGTGACCGGTGTCTACTTTCCAACCGGGAATGCCATCTGCCGCAGCATTAATGAAACACGTTCTGAACACGGCCTCCGCTGCGCGGCTGAAACCGGCCGAGGATCAATCGGCAACTTGGAAGACCTTCGATCCGGAAAAACGGATTTTGCCATCATCCAGGCCGACTGGCTGCATCACGCCTATTCTGGAACTTCGGTTTTTGGAGATAAAGGTCCATTTACAGATCTTCGAACTGTTTTGGGGCTGCACGTGGAATTGGCGACGATTGTCGTGCGTGAAACTTCCGATGTTCAATCATTGACAGACTTGAAGGGAAAACGGGTCAACATCGGCCCTGCGGGATCCGGTTCAGCGGCAACATGGAAGCAAATCGCAGAGCTGTCTGGTTGGACTGATATTGAGCAACAGCACTTTACCCGCCAAGACTTGTCGGGACTGGGAGAGGCGCTGTGCACCGGAGCCATAGATGGTTATTTTGTTTTTATTGGCCACCCAGCCGGTGTGGTTGAAGATACACAGGAGCAATGCGGCGTCCGCTTCATTGAGCTTGATGATCAGATAATCTCAGCCATGCTTGAAGATGCTGCATTTTATCGGAAAGCAGTCGTTCCAGACGAGACTTATGAAGGGCAAAGCGTGGTTGCGACGTTTGGTACGCCGGCGTTGGTCATGACCACCAAAACCATGCCCGAAGCGGTCGTTGACACCGTTGTCCGGTCCGTATTTGGCGACTTTGAAGATTTCCGCACGGCCCATCCTGCACTTGAGTACCTGCAAAGGGCAGAATTAGCCAATCCCAAGACGATTGCCCCGCTTCATCTTGGCGCACTACATTTTTATCGCGAACAAGGCTATTTGAATTAG